The Paraburkholderia sp. ZP32-5 genome includes a window with the following:
- a CDS encoding DUF883 family protein: MSEVNKERLMSDIKTVLADAEDLLKQAASATGERASELRETALTRLKQAKEKAADVQVVVVEKGKKAARATDDYVHEHPWASIGIAAGVGVLVGLLINRK; encoded by the coding sequence ATGTCGGAAGTCAACAAGGAGAGATTGATGTCGGATATCAAAACCGTCCTCGCGGACGCTGAAGACCTGCTGAAACAGGCCGCGAGCGCAACCGGCGAGCGCGCATCGGAGCTGCGGGAAACCGCGCTGACGCGCCTGAAGCAGGCCAAGGAAAAGGCTGCCGACGTGCAGGTGGTCGTGGTCGAGAAAGGCAAGAAGGCAGCCCGCGCCACCGACGACTACGTGCACGAGCATCCGTGGGCATCCATCGGTATCGCCGCTGGTGTCGGCGTGCTGGTCGGCCTGCTGATCAATCGCAAGTAA
- a CDS encoding peroxiredoxin, which produces MSLRLGDIAPDFEQESNVGRIRFHEWLGDNWGVLFSHPADFTPVCTTELGLTAKLAGEFDKRNVKTIALSVDSAESHNEWIKDINETQAASVGFPILADSDRKVSELYDMIHPNANETLTVRSLFVVDPKKKVRLIITYPASTGRNFDEVLRVIDSLQLTDSHSVATPGNWKQGDDVVIVPSLKDEEVIKQKFPKGYKALRPYLRMTPQPNK; this is translated from the coding sequence ATGAGTCTACGTCTTGGCGACATTGCGCCGGATTTCGAGCAGGAGTCGAATGTTGGCCGTATCAGGTTTCACGAGTGGCTCGGTGACAACTGGGGCGTACTGTTCTCGCACCCCGCCGACTTCACGCCGGTCTGCACGACCGAACTCGGCCTGACCGCCAAACTGGCCGGCGAATTCGACAAGCGCAATGTGAAGACGATCGCGTTGTCGGTCGATAGCGCCGAGTCGCATAACGAGTGGATCAAGGACATCAACGAGACGCAGGCGGCCAGTGTCGGCTTTCCGATTCTCGCGGACAGCGACCGCAAGGTCTCCGAGCTGTACGACATGATTCACCCGAACGCGAACGAGACCCTGACGGTTCGCTCGCTGTTCGTGGTCGACCCGAAGAAGAAGGTGCGTCTGATCATCACGTATCCGGCGAGCACCGGCCGCAATTTCGACGAAGTGCTTCGCGTGATCGACTCGCTGCAACTGACCGATAGTCACTCGGTCGCGACGCCGGGCAACTGGAAGCAGGGCGATGACGTGGTGATCGTGCCGTCGCTGAAGGACGAAGAAGTGATCAAACAGAAATTCCCGAAGGGCTACAAGGCACTGCGTCCGTATCTGCGCATGACGCCGCAGCCGAACAAGTAA
- a CDS encoding SDR family oxidoreductase, giving the protein MNDQTVLVTGGTGFIAQHCILALLSRGYRVRTTVRSLAREAEVRSNLKTGGAEPGERLSFVAAELGDDRGWAEAAAGCVYVLHGASPTPSGNQASEEEWVKPAVDGNLRVLRAARDAGVRRVVLTSAFGAICAGHKSMNRPFDETDWSDLTGDVWLYQKSKTLSERAAWDFIAREGRGLELAAINPVGVLGPVLGPDYSHSIRIIKNLLDGQPGCPKINCGFVDVRDVADLHLRAMIDPAARGERFLATGGPSMWLIDVANVLRQRIGEAASKVPTRVLPNWLVRIAARRDPMMKGIVPLLGVKMDSTSEKAIRMLGWTPRPQEEAIAATAESLIRLGLLRDSQAAA; this is encoded by the coding sequence ATGAACGACCAAACGGTACTGGTGACCGGCGGGACCGGCTTCATCGCGCAGCATTGCATTCTGGCGTTATTGAGCCGCGGCTACCGTGTTCGAACCACGGTCCGCTCGCTGGCTCGCGAAGCGGAGGTACGCAGCAATCTCAAAACAGGTGGCGCCGAGCCCGGCGAGCGCCTGTCGTTCGTCGCGGCCGAACTCGGCGACGACCGGGGTTGGGCCGAAGCCGCCGCCGGATGCGTGTACGTGCTGCACGGCGCGTCACCGACACCATCGGGTAATCAGGCTTCCGAAGAGGAATGGGTCAAACCGGCCGTCGACGGCAATCTGCGAGTGCTGCGCGCCGCGCGGGACGCAGGCGTCAGACGCGTTGTGCTGACCTCCGCGTTCGGCGCGATCTGCGCCGGACATAAATCGATGAACCGGCCGTTCGACGAGACCGACTGGAGCGACCTGACGGGCGACGTGTGGCTCTATCAGAAGTCGAAGACGCTGTCCGAGCGCGCGGCATGGGATTTCATCGCGCGCGAGGGACGTGGGCTCGAACTCGCGGCGATCAATCCGGTCGGCGTGCTGGGCCCGGTGCTCGGCCCCGACTATTCACACTCGATCCGGATCATCAAGAATCTGCTGGACGGTCAGCCGGGCTGCCCGAAGATCAATTGCGGGTTCGTCGACGTACGGGACGTGGCCGACCTGCATCTGCGCGCGATGATCGATCCCGCCGCGCGCGGCGAGCGTTTTCTCGCGACCGGCGGGCCCAGCATGTGGCTCATCGACGTTGCTAACGTGTTGAGGCAGCGTATCGGCGAAGCCGCGAGCAAGGTGCCGACGCGGGTGTTGCCGAACTGGCTGGTGCGCATTGCCGCGCGGCGCGATCCGATGATGAAGGGCATCGTGCCGCTGCTCGGCGTGAAGATGGACTCCACGAGTGAAAAGGCGATACGGATGCTGGGCTGGACGCCGCGGCCGCAGGAGGAAGCCATCGCCGCGACCGCGGAGAGTCTGATCCGCCTTGGGCTTCTGCGTGATTCGCAAGCGGCTGCATAG
- a CDS encoding AraC family transcriptional regulator — MNSDPFSDILRFTNAVSLVTGGFTAGGAWALRFPAPDKIKFFAVVKGRCWVMLDGEQAIRFDTGDVGLLAAPRSFVLASDPDVEPVDAMSVFSGADKTGAQLGDGEDFAHIGGHVLLDPASGRLLEDVLPPWIHIPAASPQAAVFRGLLDQLVEERTVEQPGTQLASAHLAQLLFIQILRAHLKKSSPMPAGWLRALGDPRIAPALRLMHGAPGRAWHLDELARACAMSRTTFAFHFRTIAGVTPLAYLTGWRMRLAERALREENTPVGGVAESLGYTSESAFSNAFKRVTGKSPNAYRSAARAKGRAA, encoded by the coding sequence ATGAACAGCGATCCTTTCTCGGACATCCTCAGGTTCACCAATGCCGTATCGCTCGTGACGGGCGGCTTCACGGCCGGTGGCGCATGGGCGCTGCGTTTCCCGGCACCGGACAAGATCAAATTTTTTGCGGTTGTGAAGGGCCGTTGCTGGGTCATGCTCGACGGCGAGCAAGCGATTCGTTTCGATACCGGAGATGTCGGGCTGCTGGCCGCACCGCGCTCTTTCGTGCTGGCGAGCGATCCCGATGTCGAGCCCGTCGACGCGATGAGCGTGTTTTCCGGCGCCGATAAGACGGGCGCGCAACTCGGAGACGGCGAGGATTTCGCGCACATCGGTGGCCACGTTCTGCTCGATCCGGCGAGCGGACGACTGCTGGAGGATGTTCTGCCGCCGTGGATCCATATCCCGGCGGCATCGCCGCAGGCCGCCGTGTTCCGCGGGCTGCTCGATCAACTGGTCGAGGAACGAACGGTCGAACAGCCGGGAACGCAACTCGCGTCGGCGCATCTGGCGCAGCTTCTGTTCATCCAGATCCTGCGCGCGCATCTGAAGAAGTCCAGCCCGATGCCGGCCGGCTGGCTGCGAGCGCTAGGCGATCCGCGTATCGCGCCAGCCTTGCGATTGATGCACGGCGCCCCAGGCCGCGCGTGGCATCTCGATGAACTCGCGCGCGCTTGCGCAATGTCCCGAACGACGTTCGCTTTCCACTTCAGAACCATCGCGGGCGTGACGCCGCTCGCCTATCTGACCGGCTGGCGCATGCGTCTTGCCGAACGCGCATTGCGGGAAGAAAACACCCCCGTGGGTGGGGTCGCCGAGTCGCTTGGCTATACGTCCGAAAGCGCATTCAGCAACGCGTTCAAGCGCGTCACCGGCAAATCGCCGAACGCCTACCGGAGCGCGGCACGGGCGAAGGGCCGAGCCGCCTGA
- a CDS encoding acyl-CoA dehydrogenase codes for MAVAAQFHWEDPLLLDQQLTEDERMVRDAAAAYSQDKLLPRVLEAFRHEKTDIEIFREMGELGLLGPTIPEQYGGPGLNYVAYGLIAREVERVDSGYRSMMSVQSSLVMVPIYEFGSDAQKEKYLPKLASGEWIGCFGLTEPNHGSDPGSMVTRAKKVDGGYSLSGSKMWITNSPIADVFVVWAKLEEDGKDNIRGFILEKGWKGLSAPAIHGKVGLRASITGEIVLDEVFVPEENMMPGVSGLRGPFTCLNSARYGIAWGALGAAEACWHTARQYVLDRKQFGRPLAANQLIQKKLADMQTEITLGLQGVLRLGRMKDEGTAAVEITSIMKRNSCGKALDIARLARDMLGGNGISDEFGIARHLVNLEVVNTYEGTHDVHALILGRAQTGIQAFF; via the coding sequence ATGGCCGTAGCCGCGCAGTTCCACTGGGAAGACCCGTTGCTGCTGGATCAGCAGCTCACCGAAGACGAACGTATGGTGCGCGACGCCGCCGCGGCTTACTCGCAGGACAAGCTGCTGCCGCGCGTGCTCGAAGCGTTCCGTCACGAGAAGACCGATATCGAGATCTTTCGCGAAATGGGCGAACTCGGTCTGCTCGGCCCGACGATCCCCGAACAATACGGCGGCCCCGGTCTGAACTATGTCGCGTACGGCCTGATCGCGCGCGAAGTGGAGCGCGTCGATTCCGGCTATCGCTCGATGATGTCGGTGCAGTCGTCGCTCGTGATGGTGCCGATCTACGAATTCGGCTCGGACGCACAGAAGGAAAAATATCTGCCGAAGTTGGCGAGCGGCGAGTGGATCGGCTGCTTCGGGTTGACCGAGCCGAACCACGGCTCCGATCCGGGCAGCATGGTCACGCGCGCGAAGAAGGTCGATGGCGGCTACTCGCTGTCGGGCTCGAAGATGTGGATCACCAATTCGCCGATCGCCGACGTGTTCGTCGTGTGGGCGAAGCTCGAGGAAGACGGCAAGGACAACATCCGCGGCTTTATTCTCGAGAAAGGCTGGAAGGGTCTGTCGGCGCCGGCGATCCACGGCAAGGTGGGGCTGCGTGCGTCGATCACCGGCGAAATCGTGCTCGACGAAGTGTTCGTGCCGGAAGAAAACATGATGCCGGGCGTCAGCGGCCTGCGCGGGCCGTTCACGTGTCTGAATTCGGCGCGCTACGGCATCGCGTGGGGCGCGCTTGGTGCCGCCGAGGCATGCTGGCATACCGCGCGTCAGTACGTGCTCGATCGCAAGCAGTTCGGCCGGCCGCTCGCCGCGAACCAGTTGATCCAGAAGAAGCTCGCCGACATGCAGACTGAAATCACGCTCGGTCTGCAAGGCGTGCTGCGCCTCGGCCGGATGAAGGACGAAGGCACCGCGGCGGTCGAAATCACGTCGATCATGAAGCGCAATTCGTGCGGCAAGGCGCTCGACATCGCCCGCCTCGCGCGCGACATGCTCGGCGGCAATGGCATCTCGGATGAGTTCGGCATCGCGCGCCATCTGGTGAATCTCGAAGTCGTGAACACGTACGAAGGCACGCACGACGTGCACGCGCTGATTCTCGGCCGCGCGCAGACGGGGATTCAGGCGTTCTTTTGA
- a CDS encoding IclR family transcriptional regulator — protein sequence MTPPSTFSAPLDERKFVVALARGLDLLRAFRPGETLLGNRDFVERTGLPKATVNRLAYTLSVLGYLRLDETHGKYALDAGVLSLGFALLSGTDTLELARPHLRSFAREVGAAVSLGCRDGLDMVYLETIRSETALTLGLASGSKLSMLTSSMGRAYLAVQPLDARIALLAELRKAAGKAGAMLVAEAEQEIAAFATEGCCYSFRAWHDDVNAVAVPFREPRDGRWLVLSCSGPASSMGEDVFRENVAPRLKVLARRLGSTD from the coding sequence ATGACGCCGCCTTCCACTTTCTCCGCGCCGCTCGACGAACGCAAATTCGTGGTCGCGCTCGCTCGCGGGCTCGACCTGCTGCGCGCGTTCAGGCCGGGCGAAACGCTGCTCGGTAATCGCGATTTCGTCGAGCGCACCGGCTTGCCGAAGGCGACCGTCAACCGCCTCGCCTATACGCTGAGCGTGCTCGGTTATCTGCGGCTCGACGAAACGCACGGCAAATATGCGCTCGACGCGGGCGTGCTGTCGCTCGGCTTCGCGCTGCTGTCGGGCACCGATACGCTCGAGCTCGCGCGTCCTCATTTGCGCAGCTTCGCGCGCGAGGTCGGCGCGGCGGTGTCGCTCGGTTGCCGCGACGGGCTCGACATGGTGTATCTGGAGACGATCCGCAGCGAAACGGCGCTGACGCTGGGTCTCGCATCTGGCTCGAAACTGTCGATGCTGACCAGCTCGATGGGCCGCGCCTACCTCGCGGTGCAGCCGCTCGACGCGCGCATCGCGTTGCTGGCCGAACTCAGGAAAGCAGCCGGCAAGGCGGGCGCGATGCTCGTCGCCGAGGCCGAGCAGGAGATCGCCGCGTTTGCGACCGAGGGCTGCTGCTACTCGTTTCGCGCGTGGCACGACGATGTCAACGCGGTCGCGGTGCCGTTCCGCGAACCGCGTGACGGGCGCTGGCTCGTGCTGAGCTGTAGCGGACCGGCATCGTCGATGGGGGAAGATGTGTTTCGCGAGAATGTCGCGCCGCGATTGAAGGTGCTCGCGCGGCGCCTGGGCAGCACGGACTGA
- a CDS encoding EAL domain-containing protein, which yields MIPPTIPDLIARAANHPFLGQHLMMGQGAHGGIALARFDGVELASAYEPIFDISVHGLAQSLSSGAEGVDRFGDELGFQAIAHRLDAPPFDAFDPFDRIADDQQLVALDRMSRALHAINFFGSQRHGLLFLRVHERLLKSVKYDHGLHFSNVLTSFGLSPARIVIELPAAAVAHKTFLGYLTRSYQHYGFKVAGNLSNAGQILSVSETARLDFIKMDAAIALRDATVKPLVGYANRLRVPLIFNRVMDEAQFVALQQYDVRFVQGPLFTAHYHDSAA from the coding sequence ATGATTCCGCCCACCATCCCCGATCTGATCGCTCGCGCCGCCAATCACCCGTTTCTCGGCCAGCATCTGATGATGGGACAGGGCGCGCACGGCGGCATCGCGCTCGCGCGCTTCGACGGCGTCGAACTCGCCAGCGCCTACGAACCGATTTTCGACATCAGCGTGCATGGGCTCGCGCAGTCGCTGTCATCGGGCGCGGAGGGTGTGGACCGGTTCGGCGACGAACTCGGTTTTCAGGCGATCGCGCATCGGCTCGACGCGCCGCCGTTCGACGCGTTCGATCCGTTCGACCGGATCGCCGACGATCAGCAACTGGTCGCGCTGGACCGCATGTCGCGCGCGCTGCACGCGATCAATTTCTTCGGCTCGCAGCGGCATGGCCTGCTGTTTCTGCGCGTCCACGAGAGACTGCTGAAAAGCGTGAAGTACGACCACGGGCTGCATTTTTCGAACGTGCTGACGTCGTTCGGCTTGAGCCCGGCGCGGATCGTCATCGAGTTGCCGGCGGCGGCGGTCGCGCACAAGACCTTCCTCGGCTATCTGACGAGGAGCTATCAGCACTATGGATTCAAGGTGGCGGGCAATCTGTCGAACGCGGGGCAGATTCTGTCGGTGTCGGAGACAGCGCGGCTCGACTTCATCAAGATGGATGCCGCGATCGCGTTGCGCGATGCGACGGTGAAGCCGCTGGTCGGCTATGCGAACCGGCTGCGCGTACCGCTGATTTTCAATCGGGTGATGGACGAAGCGCAGTTTGTCGCGCTACAGCAGTACGACGTGAGGTTCGTGCAGGGGCCGCTGTTTACCGCGCATTATCACGATAGCGCGGCGTAG